tgaggtctatactaattccgtcttcgcctggcgttttccctctcttcatgcctttaagtgctcatttatttcctcttttgtgatattaggtacgtcgctagttaccgcgtttgcttctatttgtggctgttcgtttgagttgtatagatccctgtaaaagtcttccactactttgatgatttcattcttgttatatgttacttctccgtctggtttttaattgcatacatttgatttctccctattcctagtgttcttttagctgctttcatgctggtacctgaagtcactgcttcatttattatttgagtattgaatttccgtacatcttccctcttctttttatttatggtctttgttagttcaaccaattctatctcgtccctatttgacgatactttcatgtctctacgtttttgcataatctgtttagtttctaccgagagcttgctggagcttcgattgtcgttcttgccgcctacttcaagtgcagcttctgttattatgtcattgaactgtttattgatttggtcgatgttgagatcttcgtcgcggaggagtgaatatctgttttggatgtttaggctaaattctgttgctctgatcctcaagttagccaagtttggctgtggtttacacattagtttgttcctttcccttctgagatgtattttaatttcacctctcaccattctatggtcgctgcctacatttactttatttataacctctacattttatatatatatatatatatatatatatatatatatatatatatatatacatatatgtatgtatgtgtggttatatGAGTTttgtggatgtttatatatatatatatatatatatatatatatatatatatatatatatatatatatatatacatatatctatactcacacacacatatatactatatatatatatatacatatatatatatatatatatatatatatatatatatattgacagatagatttatgcatttttgtacatgaatatatatatatatatatatatatatatatatatatatatatatatatatatatatttacagatagattCATGCAtttttgtacataaatatatatatatatatacatatatatatatatatatatatatatatatatataatggtaataagaacatATCTAATATCAaatgtaataaaatcaataatatacaaatatacatatcaaagTCTAAGTTGATCCGATATCCATGTGGATGCTTACTCAGCCACGGGATGAAGCGGCAGGCTGGCCGGTTCGTTTCcgcccgactttgaccccaacatgctgaCGTCAGCCGACTCGACTGAGAGGGGCGGGCGGGCTCGACCCTTGGACCTTGCGGCTGCACAGTCAGCCAGCTCTGccacctccatatatatataattatgtatatatgtgttattactattttcatcattatcgttatcattgctattatcatcattgtcgtttttattatcattattattattattaccatcattataaatatcattgttattgttatagttattatcattttttctcctattattatcatcatcattataattaattttatcgaTATCggttttataattactgttatcatttattactattattattttcattattattaatgatagcaaatcatcataactatgaaAGGCGAGAACTCCCCTTGGCAACACTGTGTTGTCCCTGTTAACAATATGCTCTACTGGATGGGTGTTGCAATGTCAACAATACACTCCGTcctcccaaggtcgaaacggaagctgttcacaccttccttgccagcccaagactttctcttccagcgaccaagcccttcgtcacgcccggaagaaagGACACCCAAAGAATGTAGTATGAGgcgcctccgccagcaggacaaggagtcactGAATATAAGgatgtctcgtcaggcagagaagagagagcaccAGAGACAGACCAAGAACTAGCAGAGCAGTCACAGGGCAGGAGGTTACTCTCCTTGCCTCGGCACTCGGGGcgtggggtcactctcggggatcacacctttacctcctcaataaactcctcaagaaAGTCCCCTTTAATTCACCACCACCATACGCCCCCAACTTCTTCACATATGGTGGCTTAGCGGTGGACGTACCTCACAACGCCGaacgttcctgaaagaagctcctgccaaagtgcctcctcgccttaacGCCAACCATCGCTAACAAGATCTACGACACCCACACCATGTCTACCACACTACGTCATGCTGACAACTTACGCCTGTGCTATGCTCCCAACAAAGTCGTTGAAGATGaattccccaacccactctcgccaaccgactcaccaACCTCACTGTCTTTGTGAACTTTTgtcagcacaagccatgaaatcacGCTTTGaccctacaccaccgatactctctcgctacttttaagagtaagtgtagctcttcagtgccagtttaactattcaccctccctaaacccacccacaccttacatataagttgccttttaaCTACTgattctatattacaaaatttctcactaTTAATAACTGTTTTAACTCACAACGAAGACGCACATTGAAGTCACTGTGACtacactcacctcactcccccacctcattccccagccataaccattctttaattgatgtatattgttgttatttgtgtctttcagactactgtattattgttgtcttcacactgcagaatgttttacttttttaagagcaaataactatttcaatttattcatttattgtaatgTTCGGTTTTCCCGGGAATACGATTCGTGCCTATTGTTGCAAATTTACAGTAATCTTTGCTTCACTTTATATGCAatgtttattagtagttccttcgttTCTGCTtgcgtttcactttcattctgtgaatttatacgTGTGTTTTGAAAATCGCTTTCCCTTTACTTGCAGCAGTAATttttcgcttattcacacatacatgtccgaCTGCTCAGGAGCTGCGTGCGTTTGGCATTCAACCTCTCTTttgattcttctcttcctttctatgtgGCTAGAACAAAGAAATTCCTTCTCTTAGTTTAATATATCTCTTCTGAGATATGCAAAAGCGTTTTTGACTAATAAACCAGACTGGAGTTTCGTTTAGCAAAAGTTTTCCCTGCAATACCTTACTGGCAAAAGAAACACATTGTTGCACAagtgcgcacgcgcacgcactcatacacactcggacacacagatacacacatgcataaagaaccacacacaccaatatacacacatgcataaacatgtgtatgcgtgtgtatatgtatatacatatatatatacatatacatatatgtatctatctatctatctatatatatagatagatagatagatatagatatatatgtatgtgtttgtgtatggatgtatacacatacgcatatatatgtatgtgtatgtgtatatatgcatatccatatgtatattcatacatatacatatatatgaatatgcatacatatatacatataaataccaacacaggcacacacacatatatgaatacacacacacacacacacacacacacacacacacacacacacacacacacacactcacacacacacatatatatatttatatatatatatatatatatatatatatatatatatatgtgtgtgtgtgtgtgtgtgtgtgtgtgtgtgtgtgtgtgtgtgtgtgtgtgtgtgtgtgtgtgtgtgtgggtgtgtgcgtgtgtgtgtgtgtgtgtgtgtgtgtgtatgtgtgtgtaagaatgaatgtatgtgtgtgaagagagagagtattgtatatttataaatattcatcttTAATTGTCAAGTAGGTTCATGTACAAATAAATTTCTAATGAAAGATGCTATGTTTCAATATACTTTATTGTTATAGTCCAGTGCAACCAACACTGCAACAAAACTAGTGTCTCAGACCGTGCAATGAAATGCAGATCTTCCCTGCATTGCAAGCGTCCTCGCAACACTTCTCGTCCCGGGGACAGTCGCTGTCGACGTAGCaaaactgcgagagagagagtcagtgaggactatatacatatatacaaatgcatacatgcacgtatgtgtgtgtgtgtgcacacacatgtatacatatagagagataaatacatatataattatatagactgACATccaattatatctctctctcgatctctctctctatctatatatatatatatagatagatagatatagatatatatgtgtgtatatatatgcatatgcgcgtgtgtgtgtgtgtgtgtatgtgtgtgtgtgtgtgtgtgtgtgtgtgtgtgtgtgtacgtatgtatatatatatacatttatatatatatatatatatatatatatatatatatatatatatatatatatgtatatgcgtttgtatatatacttatacatatatataaatatatatatatatatatatatatatgtgtgtgtgtgtgtgtgtgtgtgtgtgtgtgtgtgtgtgtgtgtgtgtgtgtgtgtgtgtgtgtgtgtgtgtttatatatatgtatgcatacacatatacgtgtatatacatatacatacatatatatatatatatacacatttatatatatacatatatatatatatatatatatatatatatatatatatatatatttgtataggccTATCTGtccttttatcaatctatctatatatctatttatttgtctctctcttcctctctttctgtctccatataattgtgtgtgtgtataatatatataatacatatatataatatatatagtatatatatgtatgtagatatatgtgtgtgtgtgtgtgtgtgtgtgtgagtgcatatatacatacatatatatatatatatatatatatatatatatatatatatatacatatatacaaatgcatacatgcacgtatgtgtgtgtgtgtgcacacacatgtatacatatagagagataaatacatatataattatatagactgACATccaattatatctctctctcgctctctctctctatctatatatatatagatagatatagatatatatgtgtgtgtatatatgcatatgcgcgtgtgtgtgtgtgtgtatgtgtgtgtgtgtgtgtgtgtgtgtgtgtgtgtgtgtgtgtgtgtgtacgtatgtatatatatacatttatatatatatatatatatatatatatatatatatatatatatatatatatatatatatgcgtttgtatatatacttatacatatatataaatatatatatatatatatatatacatatatatatatatatatatgtgtgtgtgtgtgtgtgtgtgtgtgtgtgtgtgtgtgtgtgtgtgtgtgtgtgtgtgtgtgtgtgtgtttatatatatgtatgcatacacatatacgtgtatatacatatacatacatatatatatatatatatatatatatatatatatatatatatatacacacatttatatatatacatatatatatatatatatatatatatatatatatttgtataggccTATCTGtccttttatcaatctatctatatatctatttatttgtctctctcttcctctctttctgtctccatataattgtgtgtgtataatatatataatacatatatataatatatatatagtatatatatgtatgtagatatatgtgtgtgtgtgtgtgtgtgtgtgagtgcatatatacatacatatatatatatatatatatatatatatatatatatatatatatatatatatatatatatatatatataccagcttGTTATCTGTGCGTTTGGCTTTCATATacgttttatgcatatatatttcttgctatctatttatctatcaatcactttatctaccaatcaatttatctatttgtttatctatctgtatgtgtatttatttattttttatttgcgtGTATCTACttattctatccatctatttacagcCAAAGTTCCAAACGATCAGCGAATGTTACTCACAGGAACGTTGCCGTCAAAGAAGTCGGTGCACCTCGGAGGCGACGGGCAAGTCCCAGGCTTCGGGCTCGGGTCTTGTTAAcgaaaggaatgataaaaagtgGATGGAAAGAAGTGCAAAATGTGATAGAATGAGCCACTGCAATCAGGAATTGCGAGGAACATTCACAGCAAGCTATAACAAAAATATAGTATTTgagataactaataataatcaacatagaATAGTGATTTTTTAAATTACATGAAATTCCACTCACCACAGCATGCGTACTGGTCTGCGTAGGGACCAGGGCAGTAATACTTGCAGCTGAGTCTGTGTGAGGCGCACAGAGCGAGCCACATAGCCACAAATACTACAAGGCGAAGGTGCaactaaaaattaaaaaaaataataataatgataataataataataccaataattgtccatgaatatagaaatattgtAATCACTTCCCTATTTGATAATACAAATCTACAATCTTTTGAAATATCAGCTCGACATTCTttgagaaataagtaaaaaacgtAAAGTGTGAGCGTCACTAACCATTGCGACGGGAGAGGGTGAGTGGTTTCTCCGCGCAGGACCGAGGAAGGTGTTGCTACCGAAGGGAAGATCCGCCTTTTTATAAGCGGCCTGAGTGGAGATGCCAGTGCGCATTTAGCAAGGCCGGGATCTTGGAAACCGGAAATGAATAAATTAGTTTATACATTaccgaacaaacaaacgcacatatagacacatatatatgactatgaatatacatatatatgtgcatatatgtacatgtatagatatatatatatattttttttttttaacgtatgaatgtatacacacacacacacacacacacacacacacacacacacacacacacacacacacatatatatatatatatatatatatatatatatatatatatatatatatatatatatatatgtgtgtgtgtgtgtgtgtgtgtgtgtgtgtttgtgtttctgtatgtatatgtatacatatgtacaaatacacgcacacacacacacacacacacacacacacacacacacacacacacacacacacatatatatatatatatatatatatatatatatatatatatatatatatatatatatatac
This portion of the Penaeus vannamei isolate JL-2024 unplaced genomic scaffold, ASM4276789v1 unanchor567, whole genome shotgun sequence genome encodes:
- the LOC113805871 gene encoding perlwapin; the protein is MLHLRLVVFVAMWLALCASHRLSCKYYCPGPYADQYACCDPSPKPGTCPSPPRCTDFFDGNVPFCYVDSDCPRDEKCCEDACNAGKICISLHGLRH